A segment of the Lycium ferocissimum isolate CSIRO_LF1 chromosome 5, AGI_CSIRO_Lferr_CH_V1, whole genome shotgun sequence genome:
TTTATCAAGAGTGACAAGCTTAGAAGATCTTGTCAAGAAAGAATCACCTTACAAGAGAAAGATGAAGTCTTGCAAGAGCTATGGTGCTGGATTAGATTCTTACAAATCATATACTCTTCCTAAGGCAACTATATTGAAGAAAGCCTCAAGGAACTCATCATTTTCAGCATCTTGTACTAATGGAAAGGCAAGTTTTATCAGCAGGAGCAGGCCCCCTCTGGTTCCTGTGCATAGAACCTAGGGTATTGTAGTATCATGTCAACTTAGGATTATTAATCCCACCTCCATCAAAATGGaccacaaaagatgaaaaagaaaataaggagaCAGTACTATTCAACAGAGAGAGATTTAGATAGAGAGTTTGTGATTTAGATAGAGAGTTTGTGTATACTTCAATTTTGATATGTTATTGCagaagtatatttatttttagcCCTTGCTGTTTAATGTTTATGGCCAGTTTATTTAATCGTTCACAAACATTTGGATCCCATGAGAAATTCACACCCATTTTATCCAAGCAGAATAAGCACTTCATTCCCCATTCCCAGGAACTTTTGAATTGTTAAGTCTTCTTAGAAGGACAGCGTGGCCTCAATCTCTCTGATAATCATTAATGatcaattaattgaattctACATTGAATGTTGAGATTCATCATTTCCTACAAGTTACAAATTAGTTGCCTTGCACTTGATAAACTACGAAATCATCCCTACAATTTGAACTGAAAGAAGATCAAAGTGTCAAATACTATGAAACAGCAGAGATGCTGTTTCCACTAGACCAACAAATTAAAAGCCCCCCACAGTCGTTATTCATTCAAGGGGACATGCCAATTCGATCTCGAATTCGACTTGATCTCCTAACTGGGGTTGTTAACGCCACCTTCTTGACCTCTTCTCCATCTTTCTCCACCTGCATTCAGAAGCAAACAGTTAAAGATTGTAGCTTTCCATTAGAATTTAAACAGTAGGGGAAAAAAGAACTTAATTTTGTAGCATACCTTTTTCTTTAAGATCTTCTTTTCAGCTGTAAAGCTTCCATGTGATAGAGAATCTGTTAGATCAATAACCGATGGCTGAGCAAGAGGTACAACACCTTTAGATAAATTAGTGTTGCTCCCTTCTGCTTCAATCATGCTGTTTTTCTTAACACAGCTTCTAAGGGAGCTGCTGCTCACTTCTCCAACCATCATTTCACCTAGTAGTTCAATCTCAGGTGCACTGATGTGGCTGATCTCTTTCGATGCTTCCTTCGTTGGACCACACAAAGATGAAGCTTGTGTAATGGATCCAACGGCTGGTGTTCTCTCAAGGATCAGTGGTTCATGAGAAGTTTCAGGTTTCCTCTCAAAGAGTACTTCTCGTTCAACACTAGCAATAACTGGGTTGTTGAGTATTCCAGcttgagttgttgtttcaatAGAAGCTTTTGGTTTCCTTGTAACATAGATGGTAGCCAAAGATGCCAAAAGCACTGAAGCTGCTGAAACTCCAATGATAATAACTGCGTTACTCAGTCCAATTTCTTTGACTTCAGCATTCTCTGACTCTATCTCAATGTCAAGATTGCTGGTTTCAAATTCGGTGTCAACTTCTTCAACTCCTGATGATACTGTCTCtgatatttcttcttctccaGCGATTTTTTCGACCTGCTCAACCTTGTTGTCAGCTTCTTCTGCTTGCTCAAATTTGTAGCTTGAATGAGCAGCACAAGCATTTGAAATGTCATCAAGCAATGGTTCAAGATTGAGTGGTATCTGATAGATATTAAGATCCTTCTTCTCGAGAACTTGATCCTTCTGCAGCTGCTCATCAGAACCTTCAACTTCTTCCTCATCCACTTCATTGGAACTAGTAAATTCACCAGCAGCTGTTGACATAATTTCCTCCTCTTCATCATCATTTACAACACTCTGAGTAAGTTCAACCTCTGCGCTTTcctgatcaatatcaatatcagCACTCAGTCCTTCCTGTAGCTCAGCTTCTTTTTCCATTTCAGCACTTTCCACTTCCAACAACCCCACAATATCTTCATCAAATTCAACCGCATTAAGTTCATAATCAGCGTCTCTTTGACTCAACTGATCCACATTTACACTTTCACTCCCGTAAATTTCGTGGAAAACAGCTTCAAAGATGTTCTTGCGAATCATATCGCCAGAACCTGAACTCACCACAAAGTTCGTGGAAGATAAATTTGCTCCTGACAGAAAGAAAACAACCAATAGAAGCAGAAGTTTAAAGAGCCCTTTCAAACTCCATTCTCGGTCCACAACCTCTTCcatttcttcatcatcatcctcaacaCTAGCCACcacatcttcatcattctccgGCTCCACATTATCTTGTTCTGGAAGATTTGAGGGATCTTGAGCTTGCTCCAATAACCCTTGATTATCATTACATTTCTGAGGATCAAGAAGGGCCTCACGACGCCTATTTGGCTTATAACGAAGATATTTAGGCCTAGGGCCAAGGTCATTAGTGAGGGGG
Coding sequences within it:
- the LOC132058615 gene encoding uncharacterized protein LOC132058615; this translates as MDMGAIPLKETPPLSSSAVPNPSLSGSRETNENEQPLDQKPMTTKNFMSPTISASSKASVPIRKKILAERNEISSSFESLPPHKSSNLGSKTKSLNSTSHHSGKLPISSYSYASESDNDPENNSVVESSYKPYDPLTNDLGPRPKYLRYKPNRRREALLDPQKCNDNQGLLEQAQDPSNLPEQDNVEPENDEDVVASVEDDDEEMEEVVDREWSLKGLFKLLLLLVVFFLSGANLSSTNFVVSSGSGDMIRKNIFEAVFHEIYGSESVNVDQLSQRDADYELNAVEFDEDIVGLLEVESAEMEKEAELQEGLSADIDIDQESAEVELTQSVVNDDEEEEIMSTAAGEFTSSNEVDEEEVEGSDEQLQKDQVLEKKDLNIYQIPLNLEPLLDDISNACAAHSSYKFEQAEEADNKVEQVEKIAGEEEISETVSSGVEEVDTEFETSNLDIEIESENAEVKEIGLSNAVIIIGVSAASVLLASLATIYVTRKPKASIETTTQAGILNNPVIASVEREVLFERKPETSHEPLILERTPAVGSITQASSLCGPTKEASKEISHISAPEIELLGEMMVGEVSSSSLRSCVKKNSMIEAEGSNTNLSKGVVPLAQPSVIDLTDSLSHGSFTAEKKILKKKVEKDGEEVKKVALTTPVRRSSRIRDRIGMSP